The sequence AGGCATTTTTATCTTTTGTCTGCAGCATTAACAGCTCCGGAAACAGAATTATGTTTTCAATTCCGGACTGATAATCCGCCATATCTTGCGTCCATTCTTTAAGATAAGAATATTTCACTTTGCCTGCTTTTCCTTTTGGCTTGACAAAAAAACCATTTATTTTTTAGATGCCAAAGATAATAAAACGATATAGGAGTCAAGCATGAAAGCTACAACAGCGATTATCGTGGCAATTCTCGCTATTCTGACAATTGTTTTTGCCGTCCTTTGGATAAATTCCAACGGCAAAACAAAAGAACTGATCCAAACCAATGACGAATTAAAAAAACTGTATGAGACCTCCACTTCCACGATTGGAGATATCCAGTCCAGCTTGGAATCGTTGGAAAAAGACCTCTCGGGGCAGCTATTTACCCAAAAAGAAATTCCCGGAACTACTCCGGAAGAACGCAAATCCAAAATAATTTCATCCATTGCTAACATGCGAGACCAAATTGAAGCAGATAAACAAAAAATTGCTGCTTTGGAAAAACAACTTGCCACATCCAAAAGCCAATTGAAAGGCGTTCAGGAAATTGTAAATAAACTGAAAGCAAGCATTGGCGAAAAAGAAAAGATTATGAATGAACTGCAACAGCGTTTAGGTGCCTTAAGCGAAACCTTGGAAACCGAACGCAGAATTAGTGCTGAAGAAATTCAAAAACGCGAAATGACGATAAATGAAAAAGATCAAGAACTGAATCAGCAGAGCATTGAAGCAAATACCATTTATTATGTCTTTGGCACTCGTAAGGACTTGATGGCAAAAGGAATTATGGATAGAAAAGGTGGGCTTTTGGGAATCGGAAAGGTCTCTACGGTAAAATCCAATATTCCCGTTGACCAATTTACCTCTATGAACCTGTTAGAAACACAGCAAATAACTTTCCCTATCACTAAAAAAGGGTATTCAATTCTTACTACGCATCCTGCCACTTCCTATAAAGTAGAAAAAATGGAAGACCAGAATGTGCTTACTATCCTTGATGCCAGCAGTTTCCGCAAGCAGAAATTCGTGGTGATTGAACTAATGTAACGATTGTAAATTTGAACTATACAAAAAAGGTGAGGTTAATGATAAACCTCACCTTTTTGTTTTGCAATTTTGTGTTTAAGCCAAAGTTGGAATTACTCCACCAATCAAGAAACAGGCAGCAAAAGCAATAATGGCATAAAGCTCAGGAAACACACCCAAAATAAGGGTTTTGGCAAATACATCATGTCCCGAACCAATACTTTCAATACCTGTGGCTACAATTCTGGATTGATGATACGCAGAAATAAGTTCCACGGTTCCTCCAATCAAACCTGCCGCTAAAATGGCACAGGCCTGAAGCAGATTAATTTGAGGAGTAATATAAGCTTTCAGGATGAAGAATGAACCGAAACCATAAAGACCCTGGGTTCCTGGCAAAGCGGAAAGGATCATACAGCTGGGAAAAATATCATCCCTTTTTTTCATTGCACCAACTGTTGCACGACCACCGATAACAGTTCCCCAGGCACTTCCGACTCCGGAAAGAGCTACCATCAGGAAAAGTCCGATCCAAGCCAAAAAATATGCTAAATTTTGGCTCGCCATAGTGGTAACAATTGGTTGGACTACTGTGTGTAAGGAATCAGGCATTTTAACCTCCCTTGTTATTCCTTTTTTCCAAAGGGTTTATATTCCAGCCCGGGACCTGCAAAAGCGGCATTTTTATAAAACTCTACGAAAGTGAGTCGTAAAGGATGAACAAAACCGCTAAGGCCTCCCAAGGCAATATTTAAAGTGTGGCCAAAAAGCATAAACAGCACAAAAATAATGGGACCTACAACTGGAATTCCGTGGGCAATTTGACTGCCTATGGAATTCATCACAAAACCCAAAATGGCACTGGATACGCTTAACGCAAAAAGTCGGATGTAAGATAAAATATCTCCAAAGTAACCGGTAATAATTTGGTAAAGCAGCCAAAAACCATTGAGAATGTTTAAGATTATGTTTTTACCCGGGCTATTAAACAGCAAAATCATTGCCAAACCGAGATAAATAGGATATTTAAGATAGGGTTGAACCTTACTGATGTCGGTTCCTAAAAGGGAAGACCCAAGAACTGTTAAACCAAACAGTAACAACCAGGTACCAATAGTAGTAAGCCCGAATTTGAATCCGTTGTTGCGTATTGTTTTTATGGCTGAGATGGCAATTCCGAAAAGAATCTGAATGGCTCCT comes from Candidatus Cloacimonas sp. and encodes:
- a CDS encoding V-type ATP synthase subunit K, giving the protein MASQNLAYFLAWIGLFLMVALSGVGSAWGTVIGGRATVGAMKKRDDIFPSCMILSALPGTQGLYGFGSFFILKAYITPQINLLQACAILAAGLIGGTVELISAYHQSRIVATGIESIGSGHDVFAKTLILGVFPELYAIIAFAACFLIGGVIPTLA